One window of the Nothobranchius furzeri strain GRZ-AD chromosome 3, NfurGRZ-RIMD1, whole genome shotgun sequence genome contains the following:
- the ccdc66 gene encoding coiled-coil domain-containing protein 66, protein MNLGDGLLFELENGKPKLILLNHGFEKNPAKQLSIKPRTAQILSFRQPVCVEEVEGEERAPRQVARSHREVKCKPAGDASSSNSNTEGRNTLLTSSKGPHKDCSVKARHKVKDGVKSNKPKLSIGPLGANGKAGQPLNSETQGDRSAGLKHALASVDEGLKDGVVCLTNEELQQILNVIKIPTSDQHAPEEQAVQVSQIDPRSDPHVAEEEGKDIKERDKGGVTALKSEGGGTDADRRSQGKENNSSRFLFSWLDERQSDDRATINARKAQWRRELDEQVALKQQQQQHSAPGRLQAEEYAESVSSVQTCFSHREQPAAIRSSLRLGEVTPMEEVFSVERKREQRRHWLEELDHQRKEVAERRRREKLLQNQTEDHERWAAHFDSLQKRPHIQTPVASAPPPGQLNGSVGGDWGPTSSLSLAWDATSSCGADSVVGASLNSTSGYPTRTHYLRTMTSLLDPAQIEERERRRLKQLEQQRAIEAQMEERRKQKEQEEFKRRQEEEEEESRVALEREKLRKHYELEVLKKKQKEVVVQHPEQPEKDQRDSRRNETLESSGLQKISSSSVGSHKDTAVQTDETPPLVPEAVKAQTPDTVEHNHPPPPYQAAPPTNSRSRGVKSRKENICLPTKGDPYEAFARTERSRRDKKRPEWNTHRPSCRYVPASERYPVALQKNRQENRLRRQAELLALQERTYMVRTEPLPPQHQEPRLGLNTQQTNTGSTRKMETSSRGKNNPTTISSDQGRYSPVTAVQNQQDSTTPPVLEFIPYIRTDEVFHLDPLETADTPPPQAHSGAPPECSASPPAPSHGDPQLCPELLCNTHTHRQQEILRGLAQLRQGLLQKKKDLETDLNPLWNHRDELRVPSTAHPT, encoded by the exons ATGAACCTCGG AGATGGCCTGCtgtttgaacttgaaaatggaaaACCCAAGTTGATTTTACTCAATCATG GTTTTGAGAAAAATCCAGCAAAG CAACTGTCCATCAAGCCTCGAACAGCACAGATCTTGAGCTTTAGACAGCCAGTTTGTGTGGAGGAGGTAGAAGGAGAAGAGCGTGCACCCCGTCAGGTTGCAAGGAGTCACAGGGAGGTTAAGTGCAAACCAGCAGGAGATGCTTCATCTTCCAATTCCAACACTGAAGGGAGGAACACTCTCCTGACTTCATCTAAGGGACCTCATAAAGACTGCAGCGTCAAAGCAAGACACAAAGTCAAAGATGGA GTGAAGTCAAACAAACCCAAACTCAGTATTGGACCCCTGGGAGCCAATGGGAAAGCGGGACAGCCTCTGAACAGTGAGACTCAAGGGGACAGAAGTGCAGGCTTAAAGCATGCACTGGCCAGTGTAGATGAAGGGCTAAAGGACGGTGTGGTGTGTCTAACCAATGAAGAGCTGCAGCAGATCCTCAACGTCATCAAGATCCCCACCAGTGACCAACACGCACCAGAGGAGCAGGCGGTACAAG TGAGTCAAATAGACCCCAGATCTGACCCCCAtgtggcagaagaagaaggaaaagacatAAAGGAGAGAGATAAAGGCGGGGTAACAGCATTAAAGAGTGAGGGTGGAGGAACTGATGCAGACAGAAGATCACAAGGAAAAGAAAACAA CTCATCTAGATTTCTGTTCAGCTGGCTGGACGAGAGACAATCAGACGACAGAGCGACCATCAATGCCAGGAAGGCTCAGTGGAGAAGAGAGCTCG ACGAGCAGGTGGcgctgaagcagcagcagcagcaacattcGGCCCCTGGCAGACTACAG gCTGAGGAGTACGCGGAGAGCGTGTCATCAGTTCAGACGTGCTTCAGCCACAGAGAGCAACCTGCAGCCATCAGGTCCAGCCTCAGACTGGGG GAGGTCACTCCAATGGAGGAGGTGTTTAGTGTTGAGAGGAAACGGGAGCAGAGGAGACACTGGCTGGAAGAGCTGGATCATCAGAGAAAGGAGGTGGCTGAACGCAGAAGACGAGAAAAACTCCTgcagaaccag ACAGAAGATCACGAACGCTGGGCCGCGCATTTTGACTCTCTCCAAAAGAGGCCTCACATCCAGACTCCAGTTGCATCTGCGCCACCTCCAGGGCAGCTCAACGGTTCTGTGGGAGGAGACTGGGGGCCCACGTCCAGTTTATCTCTGGCCTGGGATGCCACGAGCAGCTGTGGAGCCGACAGCGTCGTCGGAGCCAGCCTGAACTCTACAAGTGGCTATCCGACCAGAACCCA CTACTTGAGGACCATGACCTCCCTACTGGATCCGGCTCAGATAGAGGAACGAGAGAGAAGGAGGCTCAAACAGCTGGAGCAGCAG AGGGCAATCGAGGCCCAGATGGAGGAGCGCAGAAAGCAAAAGGAGCAAGAGGAGTTCaagaggagacaagaggaggaggaggaagagagtaGGGTTGCTCTGGAGAGGGAGAAGCTGCGGAAACATTATGAGCTGGAAGTtctgaagaagaagcagaag GAAGTGGTGGTCCAACATCCAGAACAGCCAGAGAAAGACCAGAGAGACAGCAGACGGAATGAGACGCTGGAGTCCAGCG GTTTGCAGAAGATCAGTAGCTCTTCAGTCGGCTCCCACAAAGACACGGCCGTTCAGACGG ATGAGACTCCTCCTCTCGTCCCCGAAGCGGTGAAAGCTCAGACTCCTGACACCGTTGAGCACAACCACCCACCTCCTCCCTATCAGGCTGCTCCTCCTACAAACAGCAGGAGTCGTGGGGTGAAAAGCAGGAAGGAGAACATCTGTTTGCCAACAAAAGGAGACCCATATGAGGCGTTTGCCAGGACGGAGAGGAGCCGTAGAGACAAGAAGAGGCCGGAGTGGAACACACACAG GCCTAGCTGCCGCTATGTCCCAGCCTCGGAGCGTTACCCGGTTGCTTTGCAGAAGAACAGACAGGAGAACCGATTGAGGAGGCAAGCTGAGCTTCTCGCTCTGCAGGAAAGGACCTACATGGTCAGAACTGAACCACTTCCTCCTCAGCACCAGGAGCCTCGTCTCGGCCTCAACACCCAGCAAACAAACACCGGTTCCACCAGGAAG ATGGAAACCAGCTCCAGAGGAAAGAACAACCCAACAACCATCAGCTCTGACCA GGGGCGCTATAGTCCAGTAACTGCAGTTCAGAATCAGCAGGATTCTACTACTCCTCCGGTTCTGGAGTTCATTCCTTACATTCGGACTGATGAAGTCTTCCACCTGGACCCACTGGAGACCGCTgacacacccccaccccaagcACACTCAG GAGCTCCTCCTGAATGTTCAgcatctcctcctgctccttcacatggAGACCCGCAGCTCTGCCCAGAGCTgctatgtaacacacacacacaccgtcagcAGGAGATCCTGCGAGGCCTGGCTCAGCTTCGgcag GGTTTATTACAGAAGAAGAAGGACCTGGAGACTGATCTAAATCCTCTCTGGAATCACCGTGACGAGCTGCGGGTGCCCTCAACAGCACATCCCACGTGA